In one Lycium barbarum isolate Lr01 chromosome 7, ASM1917538v2, whole genome shotgun sequence genomic region, the following are encoded:
- the LOC132603880 gene encoding MDIS1-interacting receptor like kinase 2-like translates to MVIICLLFGISRKRRNQIEQREQTKDLFSAWSFDRKMTYENIIIATEGFNSKYCIGNGGQGSVFKVELPSGQVVTVKKFHPLHSGELNSLKIFENETKTLLKIRHRNIVKLYGFCSHERHSFLVYEFLEGGNLSERLRNDEKATELDWIKRVSIVRGVAYALSYMHHECSPPILHRDISSKNVLLDHEDRPHLSDFCTAKLLRPNSSNWTSFAGTFGYVAPGES, encoded by the exons ATGGTGATCATTTGTCTTCTTTTTGGCATATCTCGAAAAAGAAGGAACCAAATTGAGCAAAGAGAACAAACTAAGGATCTCTTTTCTGCTTGGAGCTTTGATAGGAAGATGACTTATGAAAACATCATCATAGCGACAGAGGGCTTTAACAGCAAATATTGCATAGGAAATGGAGGACAGGGAAGTGTCTTCAAGGTTGAGTTACCAAGCGGACAAGTAGTCACAGTAAAGAAATTTCATCCATTACATAGTGGTGAATTGAACAGCTTGAAAATCTTTGAAAATGAAACAAAAACTTTGTTGAAAATCCGCCATCGTAATATTGTAAAGCTTTATGGTTTTTGTTCGCACGAAAGACATTCTTTCTTGGTTTACGAGTTCTTGGAAGGAGGAAACTTGTCAGAGAGACTGAGGAATGATGAAAAAGCGACAGAGTTAGATTGGATTAAGAGGGTAAGCATTGTCAGAGGAGTGGCATATGCGTTATCTTATATGCATCATGAATGTTCACCTCCTATTCTTCACCGAGATATATCAAGTAAGAACGTTTTGTTAGATCATGAAGACAGGCCTCATCTTTCTGATTTTTGTACTGCAAAACTCTTAAGGCCAAACTCCTCTAATTGGACTTCTTTTGCTGGAACTTTTGGATATGTTGCTCCAG GGGAATCATAA
- the LOC132603879 gene encoding disease resistance protein Roq1-like isoform X2 produces MKSQVEKVTSLLDMESNDVRSIGIWGMGGIGKTEIASVIYETHRHRFEASCFLGDVGTSYQKNGLTWLAKVVIRKLLGEKMTLTSEREGLIILKNRLRWKKVLFILDDVNHLEQLEFLVGEPEWFGMGSKIILTSRDKHLLISHVGDNVYEVQLLTEDEALELFSRHAFREKSPLKDFVELSRQVVKYAGGLPLALKVLGSSFYKRDKRQWRDKINRLKRIPNNDILGKLRLSFDGLDKDEKEIFLDIAFLDITGLTRYNFKFYVELVTESRGFQLIGIDCLIEKSLLSIDIHNGIVMHNMIREMGANVIRKEYVNSRVWLPEEVRDLFKGKLIPEKVESLHIPKGYNFEDDPITYSNIFRRMQSLQVLIIGDGTFSSNCAITYLPSSLLFIEWQGYPSISLPESFEPSELAMLHLERSRLVELWPISKKLSNLKHLDLGESLGLTKTPNFGDMPNLETLNLNGCQNLEEVHPSLGHCRTLTDLNLHGCHKLKKLPKFVSMESLEFLSLYKCTSLEEFPEICGDMRRLSILEVESPWIRSLPPSLSGLGCLLLKDCEVLESIPDTIRNLKNLSIESCNRLAMLPNSLFESQQLEWLHICRCSELVELPISLGVQKKIARLILKECENLKKLPSSIQMESLEEVMISNCRKLDTFPEINGDIHSLTRLTITCMGIRELPSSIRNLRGLKSLALKGCRELVSLPDNLCNLKNLTYLTLWGCKKLEKLPENIGHLQQLKLLDASDTAISQPPPSITKLGELRILTFSHVLQHVQHSSSFVFPQLSALSSLRDLNLANLDILGGLPEDLGSLTSLERLDVSGSNISCLPKSIKELLHLVELHIHFCQNLNELPGELPPNLKELYADYHLASKSIRDPVIKCLKLHLLSISWCGPQKSKYGTGSTCQVNVLKSLQHLTRTCIQCDFHQRDSFLIFFPKATIPELFNYQIINHETISINLNPSWYTDKFMGFSICFSPDSGYLMLVATLVCKSDPERKHSLKYDRRVCLPQFSSVDMCFFYIPFETLWHASDNKEGKNPNDYCLFEVSTKNRKELCWGISLEYENKDTAMTTEFGCSMVLEQPEPSLASSSRASAEHDIAIDRGLCLGYEHKALEVDQAAVAAQNEHESQNVELIRVCDSPSRKMGDASRKRKRKRKRKRNRNKKKKDSRDK; encoded by the exons ATGAAATCTCAGGTTGAGAAAGTAACCTCATTATTAGATATGGAATCAAATGATGTTCGCTCTATCGGGATTTGGGGTATGGGTGGCATAGGCAAGACAGAAATTGCAAGTGTTATATATGAAACACACCGTCATCGATTTGAAGCTAGTTGTTTTCTTGGTGATGTTGGAACATCGTATCAGAAAAATGGACTAACATGGCTAGCAAAAGTCGTCATTCGCAAGCTGTTGGGTGAAAAGATGACTCTAACTAGTGAACGCGAAGGGCTGATTATTTTAAAGAATAGGCTTCGCTGGAAGAAAGTTTTGTTCATTCTCGATGACGTAAACCACCTAGAACAGTTGGAGTTTTTAGTTGGAGAGCCAGAGTGGTTTGGTATGGGTAGCAAAATTATTTTAACATCAAGAGACAAGCACCTGTTAATCAGTCATGTTGGGGATAACGTGTATGAAGTCCAATTATTAACTGAGGATGAAGCTCTTGAATTGTTCAGTAGGCATGCTTTTAGAGAAAAATCACCATTGAAAGATTTTGTGGAACTTTCAAGACAAGTGGTGAAGTATGCTGGTGGACTTCCTTTAGCTCTTAAAGTTTTGGGTTCTTCTTTTTACAAGCGAGACAAAAGGCAATGGAGAGACAAAATTAATCGTCTGAAGAGAATCCCTAACAATGATATTCTAGGAAAGCTTAGGCTTAGTTTTGACGGACTGGACAAAGATGAGAAGGAAATATTTTTAGATATTGCATTCCTAGATATTACAGGCTTGACTAgatataattttaaattttatgtggAACTAGTAACTGAGAGTCGTGGTTTTCAACTGATAGGCATAGATTGCCTTATCGAAAAATCTCTGTTATCCATCGACATACATAATGGTATCGTGATGCATAATATGATAAGAGAAATGGGTGCAAATGTCATACGGAAAGAGTACGTTAACAGCAGAGTATGGCTTCCAGAGGAGGTTCGCGACCTTTTTAAAGGAAAGTTG ATACCAGAAAAGGTGGAAAGCCTACATATCCCAAAAGGCTACAATTTTGAAGACGATCCTATCACTTATAGCAATATTTTCAGGAGGATGCAAAGCTTACAAGTACTCATAATTGGTGATGGAACTTTTAGCTCGAACTGCGCTATCACCTATCTTCCTTCCAGCTTGCTATTTATTGAGTGGCAGGGGTATCCTTCAATTTCATTGCCAGAGAGCTTTGAACCATCAGAGCTCGCTATGCTTCATTTAGAAAGAAGTCGGCTTGTCGAACTTTGGCCAATATCAAAG AAATTGAGCAACTTGAAGCATTTGGATCTAGGCGAGAGTCTTGGGTTAACAAAAACCCCTAATTTTGGTGATATGCCAAACTTGGAGACACTAAATTTAAATGGATGTCAGAATTTGGAGGAGGTCCATCCCTCTCTTGGACATTGCAGAACGCTTACTGATCTGAATTTGCATGGTTGTCACAAACTTAAGAAGCTTCCGAAATTTGTTTCCATGGAATCTCTTGAGTTTCTCTCCCTTTACAAATGCACAAGTTTAGAAGAATTTCCAGAAATCTGTGGAGATATGCGGCGCTTATCAATACTAGAGGTAGAATCCCCCTGGATAAGAAGCTTACCCCCGTCTCTCAGCGGCCTTGGATGTTTGCTATTGAAAGATTGTGAAGTTCTTGAAAGTATTCCAGATACTATTCGGAATCTTAAAAATCTCTCGATTGAAAGTTGCAATAGACTTGCAATGCTGCCAAACAGCCTCTTTGAATCACAACAATTGGAATGGCTTCATATATGCCGATGTTCTGAATTGGTAGAGCTCCCCATATCTCTTGGAGTTCAAAAAAAGATTGCTCGGTTAATCTTAAAAGAATGTGAGAACTTAAAGAAGCTTCCAAGCTCTATTCAGATGGAATCCCTTGAAGAAGTCATGATATCTAACTGCCGAAAGTTAGATACATTTCCAGAAATCAATGGAGATATTCATAGCTTAACAAGACTGACCATAACTTGTATGGGGATAAGAGAACTGCCTTCATCCATTAGGAATCTGAGGGGCCTCAAATCTCTCGCTCTGAAAGGTTGTAGAGAGCTTGTAAGTCTACCAGACAACCTCTGTAATTTGAAGAATCTTACATATCTTACCCTCTGGGGCTGCAAAAAGCTAGAGAAGCTTCCAGAAAACATTGGTCATCTGCAGCAGTTAAAGTTACTTGATGCAAGTGATACTGCAATCTCCCAACCACCTCCCTCCATCACCAAGCTTGGAGAACTGAGGATATTAACATTCTCACATGTTTTACAACATGTGCAGCATTCCTCAAGTTTTGTTTTCCCTCAACTATCAGCTTTATCCTCCTTGAGAGATCTTAATCTTGCTAATCTCGATATTTTGGGTGGACTTCCCGAGGATTTAGGATCTTTGACTTCTTTGGAACGTTTGGATGTTAGTGGAAGCAATATTTCTTGTTTACCCAAAAGCATCAAAGAACTCTTACACCTTGTTGAGCTGCACATACATTTCTGTCAGAATCTTAATGAACTCCCAGGAGAGCTACCCCCAAATTTAAAGGAGCTATATGCAGATTATCATTTGGCCTCTAAAAGCATCAGAGATCCAGTAATTAAGTGTCTTAAGTTGCATTTGCTCTCAATATCATGGTGTGGTCCTCAAAAATCCAAATATGGAACTGGCTCCACTTGCCAAGTTAATGTGTTGAAGTCCCTACAGCATTTAACTAGGACATGTATCCAG TGTGACTTCCACCAAAGGGAttcttttctcatttttttcCCCAAAGCCACAATTCCAGAGTTGTTCAATTATCAGATTATAAATCATGAAACGATCTCAATTAATCTGAACCCATCTTGGTATACCGATAAATTCATGGGTTTTTCAATATGTTTCAGTCCTGATAGTGGGTATTTGATGTTAGTAGCTACATTGGTATGCAAATCTGATCCTGAAAGAAAACATTCCTTGAAGTATGATCGCCGTGTATGTTTGCCTCagttttcttctgtcgatatGTGTTTCTTCTACATACCATTTGAAACATTGTGGCACGCTTCTGACAATAAAGAAGGGAAGAACCCAAATGATTATTGCCTTTTTGAGGTATCGACAAAGAACAGGAAGGAACTATGTTGGGGAATTAGCCTGGAGTATGAGAATAAAGATACTGCAATGACGACTGAATTTGGCTGCTCTATGGTTCTAGAGCAACCAGAGCCATCACTCGCTTCTAGTTCGCGGGCATCTGCTGAGCATGACATTGCCATAGATAGGGGACTATGTTTAGGATATGAGCATAAAGCTCTAGAGGTGGATCAAGCAGCAGTGGCAGCTCAAAATGAACATGAATCTCAGAATGTTGAGCTGATTAGAGTTTGTGATAGCCCATCAAGGAAAATGGGCGATGcttcaagaaagagaaagagaaagagaaagagaaagagaaatagaaacaaaaagaaaaaagacagcAGGGACAAATGA
- the LOC132603879 gene encoding disease resistance protein Roq1-like isoform X1, producing MSRASSSKICKYDVFLSFRGEDTRRTFVSHLYDSLKQRGIHTFKDDERLETGKSISGELLKAIEESRFAIVIFSKKYASSRWCLEELAHIMKCQNESEQIVIPIFYDVSPSDVRHQNPPFAKSFSKHEKKYKDDLEKVQRWRDAFAGAGKTSGYHVQNFKDEADCIKKLVDDIFPKLLQVISPFPESLVGMKSQVEKVTSLLDMESNDVRSIGIWGMGGIGKTEIASVIYETHRHRFEASCFLGDVGTSYQKNGLTWLAKVVIRKLLGEKMTLTSEREGLIILKNRLRWKKVLFILDDVNHLEQLEFLVGEPEWFGMGSKIILTSRDKHLLISHVGDNVYEVQLLTEDEALELFSRHAFREKSPLKDFVELSRQVVKYAGGLPLALKVLGSSFYKRDKRQWRDKINRLKRIPNNDILGKLRLSFDGLDKDEKEIFLDIAFLDITGLTRYNFKFYVELVTESRGFQLIGIDCLIEKSLLSIDIHNGIVMHNMIREMGANVIRKEYVNSRVWLPEEVRDLFKGKLIPEKVESLHIPKGYNFEDDPITYSNIFRRMQSLQVLIIGDGTFSSNCAITYLPSSLLFIEWQGYPSISLPESFEPSELAMLHLERSRLVELWPISKKLSNLKHLDLGESLGLTKTPNFGDMPNLETLNLNGCQNLEEVHPSLGHCRTLTDLNLHGCHKLKKLPKFVSMESLEFLSLYKCTSLEEFPEICGDMRRLSILEVESPWIRSLPPSLSGLGCLLLKDCEVLESIPDTIRNLKNLSIESCNRLAMLPNSLFESQQLEWLHICRCSELVELPISLGVQKKIARLILKECENLKKLPSSIQMESLEEVMISNCRKLDTFPEINGDIHSLTRLTITCMGIRELPSSIRNLRGLKSLALKGCRELVSLPDNLCNLKNLTYLTLWGCKKLEKLPENIGHLQQLKLLDASDTAISQPPPSITKLGELRILTFSHVLQHVQHSSSFVFPQLSALSSLRDLNLANLDILGGLPEDLGSLTSLERLDVSGSNISCLPKSIKELLHLVELHIHFCQNLNELPGELPPNLKELYADYHLASKSIRDPVIKCLKLHLLSISWCGPQKSKYGTGSTCQVNVLKSLQHLTRTCIQCDFHQRDSFLIFFPKATIPELFNYQIINHETISINLNPSWYTDKFMGFSICFSPDSGYLMLVATLVCKSDPERKHSLKYDRRVCLPQFSSVDMCFFYIPFETLWHASDNKEGKNPNDYCLFEVSTKNRKELCWGISLEYENKDTAMTTEFGCSMVLEQPEPSLASSSRASAEHDIAIDRGLCLGYEHKALEVDQAAVAAQNEHESQNVELIRVCDSPSRKMGDASRKRKRKRKRKRNRNKKKKDSRDK from the exons ATGTCTCGCGCTTCTTCTTCCAAAATTTGCAAGTATGATGTCTTTTTGAGTTTTAGAGGTGAAGATACACGTAGAACCTTTGTGAGTCATCTCTATGATTCTCTAAAACAGAGAGGAATCCACACTTTCAAAGACGATGAGCGGTTGGAAACAGGAAAATCAATTTCTGGTGAACTTTTGAAAGCTATAGAAGAGTCTAGATTTGCTATTGTgatattttccaaaaaatatgcATCCTCAAGATGGTGCTTAGAGGAGCTTGCACACATCATGAAGTGCCAAAATGAATCGGAGCAGATTGTGATTCCAATCTTTTATGATGTGAGTCCATCAGATGTACGCCATCAAAATCCCCCTTTCGCTAAATCATTTTCCAAGCACGAGAAAAAGTACAAAGATGATTTGGAGAAGGTTCAGAGATGGAGGGATGCATTTGCGGGGGCGGGGAAAACTTCAGGGTATCATGTACAAAATTTCAA GGATGAGGCAGATTGCATCAAGAAGCTAGTTGATGACATATTTCCTAAATTGCTTCAAGTTATTTCACCTTTCCCGGAAAGCCTAGTGGGTATGAAATCTCAGGTTGAGAAAGTAACCTCATTATTAGATATGGAATCAAATGATGTTCGCTCTATCGGGATTTGGGGTATGGGTGGCATAGGCAAGACAGAAATTGCAAGTGTTATATATGAAACACACCGTCATCGATTTGAAGCTAGTTGTTTTCTTGGTGATGTTGGAACATCGTATCAGAAAAATGGACTAACATGGCTAGCAAAAGTCGTCATTCGCAAGCTGTTGGGTGAAAAGATGACTCTAACTAGTGAACGCGAAGGGCTGATTATTTTAAAGAATAGGCTTCGCTGGAAGAAAGTTTTGTTCATTCTCGATGACGTAAACCACCTAGAACAGTTGGAGTTTTTAGTTGGAGAGCCAGAGTGGTTTGGTATGGGTAGCAAAATTATTTTAACATCAAGAGACAAGCACCTGTTAATCAGTCATGTTGGGGATAACGTGTATGAAGTCCAATTATTAACTGAGGATGAAGCTCTTGAATTGTTCAGTAGGCATGCTTTTAGAGAAAAATCACCATTGAAAGATTTTGTGGAACTTTCAAGACAAGTGGTGAAGTATGCTGGTGGACTTCCTTTAGCTCTTAAAGTTTTGGGTTCTTCTTTTTACAAGCGAGACAAAAGGCAATGGAGAGACAAAATTAATCGTCTGAAGAGAATCCCTAACAATGATATTCTAGGAAAGCTTAGGCTTAGTTTTGACGGACTGGACAAAGATGAGAAGGAAATATTTTTAGATATTGCATTCCTAGATATTACAGGCTTGACTAgatataattttaaattttatgtggAACTAGTAACTGAGAGTCGTGGTTTTCAACTGATAGGCATAGATTGCCTTATCGAAAAATCTCTGTTATCCATCGACATACATAATGGTATCGTGATGCATAATATGATAAGAGAAATGGGTGCAAATGTCATACGGAAAGAGTACGTTAACAGCAGAGTATGGCTTCCAGAGGAGGTTCGCGACCTTTTTAAAGGAAAGTTG ATACCAGAAAAGGTGGAAAGCCTACATATCCCAAAAGGCTACAATTTTGAAGACGATCCTATCACTTATAGCAATATTTTCAGGAGGATGCAAAGCTTACAAGTACTCATAATTGGTGATGGAACTTTTAGCTCGAACTGCGCTATCACCTATCTTCCTTCCAGCTTGCTATTTATTGAGTGGCAGGGGTATCCTTCAATTTCATTGCCAGAGAGCTTTGAACCATCAGAGCTCGCTATGCTTCATTTAGAAAGAAGTCGGCTTGTCGAACTTTGGCCAATATCAAAG AAATTGAGCAACTTGAAGCATTTGGATCTAGGCGAGAGTCTTGGGTTAACAAAAACCCCTAATTTTGGTGATATGCCAAACTTGGAGACACTAAATTTAAATGGATGTCAGAATTTGGAGGAGGTCCATCCCTCTCTTGGACATTGCAGAACGCTTACTGATCTGAATTTGCATGGTTGTCACAAACTTAAGAAGCTTCCGAAATTTGTTTCCATGGAATCTCTTGAGTTTCTCTCCCTTTACAAATGCACAAGTTTAGAAGAATTTCCAGAAATCTGTGGAGATATGCGGCGCTTATCAATACTAGAGGTAGAATCCCCCTGGATAAGAAGCTTACCCCCGTCTCTCAGCGGCCTTGGATGTTTGCTATTGAAAGATTGTGAAGTTCTTGAAAGTATTCCAGATACTATTCGGAATCTTAAAAATCTCTCGATTGAAAGTTGCAATAGACTTGCAATGCTGCCAAACAGCCTCTTTGAATCACAACAATTGGAATGGCTTCATATATGCCGATGTTCTGAATTGGTAGAGCTCCCCATATCTCTTGGAGTTCAAAAAAAGATTGCTCGGTTAATCTTAAAAGAATGTGAGAACTTAAAGAAGCTTCCAAGCTCTATTCAGATGGAATCCCTTGAAGAAGTCATGATATCTAACTGCCGAAAGTTAGATACATTTCCAGAAATCAATGGAGATATTCATAGCTTAACAAGACTGACCATAACTTGTATGGGGATAAGAGAACTGCCTTCATCCATTAGGAATCTGAGGGGCCTCAAATCTCTCGCTCTGAAAGGTTGTAGAGAGCTTGTAAGTCTACCAGACAACCTCTGTAATTTGAAGAATCTTACATATCTTACCCTCTGGGGCTGCAAAAAGCTAGAGAAGCTTCCAGAAAACATTGGTCATCTGCAGCAGTTAAAGTTACTTGATGCAAGTGATACTGCAATCTCCCAACCACCTCCCTCCATCACCAAGCTTGGAGAACTGAGGATATTAACATTCTCACATGTTTTACAACATGTGCAGCATTCCTCAAGTTTTGTTTTCCCTCAACTATCAGCTTTATCCTCCTTGAGAGATCTTAATCTTGCTAATCTCGATATTTTGGGTGGACTTCCCGAGGATTTAGGATCTTTGACTTCTTTGGAACGTTTGGATGTTAGTGGAAGCAATATTTCTTGTTTACCCAAAAGCATCAAAGAACTCTTACACCTTGTTGAGCTGCACATACATTTCTGTCAGAATCTTAATGAACTCCCAGGAGAGCTACCCCCAAATTTAAAGGAGCTATATGCAGATTATCATTTGGCCTCTAAAAGCATCAGAGATCCAGTAATTAAGTGTCTTAAGTTGCATTTGCTCTCAATATCATGGTGTGGTCCTCAAAAATCCAAATATGGAACTGGCTCCACTTGCCAAGTTAATGTGTTGAAGTCCCTACAGCATTTAACTAGGACATGTATCCAG TGTGACTTCCACCAAAGGGAttcttttctcatttttttcCCCAAAGCCACAATTCCAGAGTTGTTCAATTATCAGATTATAAATCATGAAACGATCTCAATTAATCTGAACCCATCTTGGTATACCGATAAATTCATGGGTTTTTCAATATGTTTCAGTCCTGATAGTGGGTATTTGATGTTAGTAGCTACATTGGTATGCAAATCTGATCCTGAAAGAAAACATTCCTTGAAGTATGATCGCCGTGTATGTTTGCCTCagttttcttctgtcgatatGTGTTTCTTCTACATACCATTTGAAACATTGTGGCACGCTTCTGACAATAAAGAAGGGAAGAACCCAAATGATTATTGCCTTTTTGAGGTATCGACAAAGAACAGGAAGGAACTATGTTGGGGAATTAGCCTGGAGTATGAGAATAAAGATACTGCAATGACGACTGAATTTGGCTGCTCTATGGTTCTAGAGCAACCAGAGCCATCACTCGCTTCTAGTTCGCGGGCATCTGCTGAGCATGACATTGCCATAGATAGGGGACTATGTTTAGGATATGAGCATAAAGCTCTAGAGGTGGATCAAGCAGCAGTGGCAGCTCAAAATGAACATGAATCTCAGAATGTTGAGCTGATTAGAGTTTGTGATAGCCCATCAAGGAAAATGGGCGATGcttcaagaaagagaaagagaaagagaaagagaaagagaaatagaaacaaaaagaaaaaagacagcAGGGACAAATGA